From Pseudomonas sp. StFLB209, a single genomic window includes:
- a CDS encoding CsgE family curli-type amyloid fiber assembly protein produces the protein MNYFRLLSVLVLQLVLASIGLAQSSVDQTPALTQKRTLDQDVGGLVVAQTMTLAGRAFYDSFASAWNDKDPDGRFSVSISERPTARLGSQVFVDYGHRRLVQMFLPPNRSLIPALGANAAEQVYQAILEYQVAQFFDDPDIGRDEL, from the coding sequence ATGAACTACTTCCGGCTCCTGAGCGTTCTCGTTCTGCAACTGGTACTGGCCTCTATTGGCTTGGCGCAGTCGAGTGTCGATCAAACGCCAGCGCTGACGCAAAAACGCACGCTCGACCAGGACGTGGGCGGTCTGGTCGTGGCGCAAACCATGACCCTGGCAGGTCGCGCGTTCTACGACAGTTTCGCCAGTGCCTGGAACGACAAGGACCCCGATGGCCGCTTTAGCGTGTCCATCAGCGAACGGCCCACGGCCCGGCTGGGCAGTCAGGTGTTTGTCGATTACGGCCACCGGCGCCTGGTGCAGATGTTTCTGCCGCCTAACCGCAGCCTTATCCCGGCGTTGGGCGCCAATGCCGCAGAGCAGGTTTATCAGGCAATTCTGGAGTATCAGGTGGCACAGTTTTTTGACGATCCCGATATCGGTCGCGACGAACTCTAA